One part of the Glycine soja cultivar W05 chromosome 11, ASM419377v2, whole genome shotgun sequence genome encodes these proteins:
- the LOC114375503 gene encoding pentatricopeptide repeat-containing protein At3g22670, mitochondrial, with the protein MLSKFRILSLFTHRLSPRTAAAAANGSHHFLCTMAESPELPPWLKFSDTPTPPDADSDDNFVIPSLAHWVDTHMLITKPKVLTQSPKQDNLDELDAITKVLKKRYPSPELAALALDGLSFQPSSGLVSQVLNRFSNDWVPALGFFKWAKSQTGYRHSPELCNLMVDILGKCKSFDPMSDLVEEMAKLEQGYVTLETMAKVIRRLAKARKHEDAIEAFRRMDKFGVNKDTAALNVLIDALVKGDSVEHAHKVVLEFKGLIPLSSHSFNVLMHGWCRARKFDNARKAMEDMKELGFEPDVFSYTSFIEAYCHERDFRKVDQVLEEMRENGCPPNAVTYTTVMLHLGKAGQLSKALEVYEKMKCDGCVADTPVYSCMIFILGKAGRLKDACDVFEDMPKQGVVRDVVTYNTMISTACAHSREETALRLLKEMEDGSCKPNVGTYHPLLKMCCKKKRMKVLKFLLDHMFKNDISPDLATYSLLVNALCKTGKVADAYSFLEEMVLKGFTPKPSTLKGLAGELESLSMLEEKERVEEWMDRFSQKQNI; encoded by the coding sequence ATGCTCTCCAAGTTCCGAATCCTAAGCCTCTTCACTCACCGTCTTTCTCCTAGaaccgccgccgccgccgccaatGGCTCGCACCACTTCCTCTGCACCATGGCGGAGTCACCGGAGCTCCCTCCGTGGCTCAAGTTCTCCGACACCCCGACCCCTCCAGACGCTGACTCAGACGACAACTTCGTTATCCCTTCACTCGCTCACTGGGTCGACACCCACATGCTCATCACCAAGCCCAAAGTCCTGACGCAATCACCCAAGCAAGACAACCTCGACGAACTCGACGCAATAACCAAAGTTCTCAAAAAACGCTACCCTTCTCCCGAGTTAGCTGCTTTAGCCCTTGATGGACTTAGTTTTCAGCCATCTAGCGGTTTGGTTTCGCAGGTTCTCAACAGATTCAGCAACGACTGGGTCCCAGCTTTGGGTTTTTTCAAATGGGCAAAATCTCAAACAGGTTATCGGCATTCCCCCGAACTCTGCAACTTGATGGTTGACATCTTGGGAAAGTGCAAATCCTTTGATCCCATGTCCGATTTGGTGGAGGAAATGGCAAAACTCGAACAAGGGTATGTCACATTGGAAACAATGGCCAAGGTAATCCGGAGGCTTGCCAAGGCACGCAAGCATGAAGATGCTATTGAAGCATTTCGCAGAATGGACAAGTTTGGTGTCAATAAGGACACTGCAGCGTTGAATGTTCTCATCGATGCATTGGTGAAAGGAGATAGCGTTGAACATGCCCACAAGGTTGTTTTGGAGTTTAAGGGTTTGATACCTTTGAGTTCTCATTCTTTCAATGTTTTGATGCATGGATGGTGCAGAGCGAGGAAATTTGACAATGCAAGGAAAGCCATGGAGGACATGAAGGAACTCGGGTTTGAACCCGATGTTTTCTCGTACACTAGTTTCATTGAAGCATACTGCCACGAGAGAGATTTCCGCAAGGTGGATCAAGTTTTGGAGGAGATGAGGGAAAATGGATGCCCCCCTAATGCTGTGACTTACACTACTGTGATGCTTCATCTGGGGAAAGCAGGGCAACTGAGTAAAGCTTTGGAGGTTTATGAAAAGATGAAGTGTGATGGCTGTGTTGCTGACACTCCAGTTTATAGCTGCATGATATTCATTCTTGGCAAAGCTGGGAGGTTAAAGGATGCTTGTGATGTGTTTGAGGATATGCCTAAGCAAGGGGTTGTGAGAGATGTCGTGACATACAATACTATGATTTCTACTGCTTGTGCTCACTCGCGGGAAGAGACTGCTCTTAGGTTGCTTAAGGAAATGGAAGACGGGTCGTGCAAGCCGAATGTTGGGACTTACCATCCGTTGCTCAAGATGTGCTGcaaaaagaagagaatgaaGGTGCTCAAGTTTTTGTTGGATCACATGTTCAAAAACGATATAAGCCCTGATTTGGCCACTTACTCGCTCTTGGTAAATGCTCTGTGTAAAACCGGAAAAGTTGCGGATGCTTACTCGTTTTTGGAGGAAATGGTCTTGAAGGGGTTCACTCCGAAACCCAGCACGCTCAAGGGATTGGCTGGAGAGCTTGAGTCCTTGAGCATGTTAGAAGAGAAAGAGCGTGTTGAGGAATGGATGGATCGCTTCTCGCAGAAACAAAACATTTAG
- the LOC114375506 gene encoding uncharacterized protein LOC114375506 isoform X3, with translation MKRSFPWENQIDVSSSSSPNSLRPNPPTIPNSPIDTNSQGEDILEACLQASGIHGLHMKSVRCTHQTGRNVSGLHEADPNPKSSRHYDPIHLMDGIRQIHETDIRTASSLPHKYSPQAMGSVENWQ, from the exons ATGAAGAGGTCATTTCCATGGGAAAATCAAATTGatgtctcttcttcttcttctccaaacTCCCTTCGTCCCAACCCTCCAACTATCCCTAACTCCCCCATAGATACCAATTCCCAAG GTGAAGATATTCTAGAAGCTTGTCTTCAGGCTAGTGGTATCCATGGTCTTCATATGAAGTCTGTAAG ATGCACTCATCAGACGGGCAGAAATGTATCAGGATTACATGAAGCAGATCCCAATCCCAAATCATCGAGGCACTATGATCCCATTCACCTCATGGATGGGATTAGGCAGATCCATGAAACAGATATACGAACAGCCTCTTCATTACCTCACAAATATTCTCCTCAAGCAATGGGATCAGTTGAGAATTGGCAGTGA
- the LOC114375506 gene encoding protein RDM1 isoform X1 yields the protein MKRSFPWENQIDVSSSSSPNSLRPNPPTIPNSPIDTNSQDALIRRAEMYQDYMKQIPIPNHRGTMIPFTSWMGLGRSMKQIYEQPLHYLTNILLKQWDQLRIGSEDEYKPLDTIVHPHKAEATIWLIEEIHRQTSSHFHLASLWKVDPMYNGFVDSIFPTLEHTS from the exons ATGAAGAGGTCATTTCCATGGGAAAATCAAATTGatgtctcttcttcttcttctccaaacTCCCTTCGTCCCAACCCTCCAACTATCCCTAACTCCCCCATAGATACCAATTCCCAAG ATGCACTCATCAGACGGGCAGAAATGTATCAGGATTACATGAAGCAGATCCCAATCCCAAATCATCGAGGCACTATGATCCCATTCACCTCATGGATGGGATTAGGCAGATCCATGAAACAGATATACGAACAGCCTCTTCATTACCTCACAAATATTCTCCTCAAGCAATGGGATCAGTTGAGAATTGGCAGTGAGGATGAATACAAGCCCTTGGACACCATAGTTCATCCACACAAAGCTGAGGCCACCATCTGGCTCATTGAAGAAATCCATCGGCAAACCTCATCGCATTTTCATCTTGCTAGTCTGTGGAAGGTGGACCCAATGTACAATGGTTTTGTTGATTCCATTTTCCCAACATTAGAGCACACATCATGA
- the LOC114375501 gene encoding pentatricopeptide repeat-containing protein At3g22690, which produces MFAGDMHSPIYNCITGQYMATTLFPSSTLLVPASLKEANPITRNSSSKLLVNCKTLKELKQLHCDMMKKGLLCHKPASNLNKLIASSVQIGTLESLDYARNAFGDDDGNMASLFMYNCLIRGYASAGLGDQAILLYVQMLVMGIVPDKYTFPFLLSACSKILALSEGVQVHGAVLKMGLEGDIFVSNSLIHFYAECGKVDLGRKLFDGMLERNVVSWTSLINGYSGRDLSKEAVSLFFQMVEAGVEPNPVTMVCVISACAKLKDLELGKKVCSYISELGMELSTIMVNALVDMYMKCGDICAARQIFDECANKNLVMYNTIMSNYVHHEWASDVLVILDEMLQKGPRPDKVTMLSTIAACAQLGDLSVGKSSHAYVLRNGLEGWDNISNAIIDMYMKCGKREAACKVFEHMPNKTVVTWNSLIAGLVRDGDMELAWRIFDEMLERDLVSWNTMIGALVQVSMFEEAIELFREMQNQGIPGDRVTMVGIASACGYLGALDLAKWVCTYIEKNDIHVDLQLGTALVDMFSRCGDPSSAMHVFKRMEKRDVSAWTAAIGVMAMEGNTEGAIELFNEMLEQKVKPDDVVFVALLTACSHGGSVDQGRQLFWSMEKAHGIRPHIVHYGCMVDLLGRAGLLEEAVDLIQSMPIEPNDVVWGSLLAACRKHKNVELAHYAAEKLTQLAPERVGIHVLLSNIYASAGKWTDVARVRLQMKEKGVQKVPGSSSIEVQGLIHEFTSGDESHAENTHIGLMLEEINCRLSEAGYVPDTTNVLLDVDEQEKEHLLSRHSEKLAMAYGLITTGQGIPIRVVKNLRMCSDCHSFAKLVSKLYNREITVRDNNRYHFFKEGFCSCRDYW; this is translated from the coding sequence ATGTTTGCAGGGGACATGCATTCGCCAATTTACAATTGCATCACAGGCCAATACATGGCAACGACCCTTTTTCCATCTTCTACTCTTTTGGTTCCCGCAAGCTTAAAGGAAGCTAATCCCATAACCAGAAACTCATCCTCCAAGTTACTTGTAAACTGCAAAACACTGAAGGAGCTGAAGCAGTTGCATTGTGACATGATGAAGAAAGGGTTGTTGTGTCACAAGCCTGCTAGTAACCTCAACAAGCTTATTGCTTCTTCTGTTCAGATAGGTACCCTTGAGAGCTTGGACTATGCTCGAAATGCTTTTGGGGATGATGATGGAAACATGGCCTCCTTGTTCATGTATAACTGTCTTATTAGAGGTTATGCTTCAGCAGGGTTGGGTGACCAAGCAATCTTGCTTTACGTTCAGATGCTGGTGATGGGCATTGTGCCTGACAAGTACACTTTCCCTTTTTTGCTGAGTGCGTGTTCTAAGATTTTGGCGCTTTCTGAGGGTGTTCAAGTTCATGGGGCGGTTCTTAAGATGGGTTTGGAGGGAGATATATTTGTCAGCAACTCTTTGATACATTTCTATGCGGAGTGCGGGAAGGTTGACTTGGGACGAAAGCTGTTTGACGGAATGCTTGAGAGAAATGTTGTGTCTTGGACTAGTTTGATCAATGGTTATTCTGGGAGGGACTTGTCAAAGGAGGCTGTTTCTCTGTTCTTTCAGATGGTTGAGGCTGGTGTAGAACCTAATCCGGTTACCATGGTCTGCGTTATATCTGCTTGTGCCAAGTTGAAGGATCTTGAATTGGGTAAGAAAGTGTGTTCTTATATCAGTGAGTTAGGCATGGAACTTAGCACAATCATGGTGAATGCATTGGTTGATATGTACATGAAATGTGGGGATATATGTGCTGCGAGGCAGATTTTTGATGAATGTGCCAATAAGAATTTGGTTATGTACAATACTATCATGTCAAATTATGTGCACCATGAGTGGGCCAGTGACGTGTTAGTAATTTTGGATGAAATGCTGCAAAAGGGACCACGACCGGATAAGGTGACCATGTTATCTACGATTGCAGCCTGTGCACAGTTAGGTGATCTTTCTGTTGGGAAGTCATCCCATGCTTATGTCTTACGGAATGGACTTGAAGGTTGGGATAACATTTCCAACGCCATCATTGACATGTACATGAAATGTGGCAAAAGAGAAGCAGCTTGCAAAGTTTTTGAGCATATGCCAAACAAGACGGTGGTGACTTGGAATTCGTTAATTGCAGGTTTGGTTAGAGATGGTGACATGGAATTAGCTTGGAGAATCTTTGATGAGATGCTTGAGAGGGATCTTGTATCTTGGAACACTATGATCGGTGCATTGGTTCAAGTGAGCATGTTTGAGGAAGCAATTGAGCTATTCAGAGAGATGCAAAACCAGGGGATTCCAGGAGATAGAGTGACAATGGTGGGCATTGCTTCTGCCTGTGGATATTTAGGAGCTCTTGATCTTGCCAAGTGGGTATGTACTTACATTGAGAAAAATGACATTCACGTGGACTTGCAGCTTGGCACAGCTTTGGTTGACATGTTTTCAAGATGTGGTGATCCCTCAAGTGCTATGCATGTTTTCAAAAGAATGGAAAAACGGGATGTGTCTGCCTGGACTGCTGCCATCGGAGTTATGGCAATGGAGGGAAATACAGAAGGGGCTATTGAGCTTTTTAACGAGATGCTTGAACAAAAGGTGAAACCAGATGATGTTGTTTTTGTGGCACTATTGACAGCATGTAGCCATGGTGGCTCTGTGGACCAAGGGAGGCAACTTTTTTGGTCAATGGAAAAAGCCCACGGAATACGTCCTCATATTGTCCACTATGGATGTATGGTTGATTTGCTTGGTCGAGCTGGGCTGCTGGAAGAAGCTGTTGATCTCATACAAAGTATGCCAATAGAACCTAATGATGTTGTGTGGGGATCTCTACTAGCAGCTTGTCGGAAACACAAAAATGTTGAACTGGCACATTATGCAGCTGAAAAGTTAACACAATTGGCCCCTGAAAGAGTTGGGATTCATGTGCTGTTATCTAACATATATGCATCAGCTGGAAAATGGACTGATGTAGCAAGAGTGAGGTTGCAAATGAAGGAGAAAGGGGTCCAGAAAGTGCCTGGATCAAGCTCAATAGAAGTTCAAGGATTGATTCACGAGTTCACCTCAGGTGATGAATCACACGCAGAGAACACCCATATTGGATTAATGCTAGAGGAAATAAACTGCAGGCTAAGTGAGGCAGGGTATGTTCCTGATACAACCAATGTCTTACTTGATGTTGATGAGCAGGAGAAAGAGCATTTGCTCAGCAGACATAGTGAGAAACTAGCCATGGCTTATGGATTAATCACTACTGGTCAAGGTATACCCATACGGGTAGTAAAAAATCTTCGAATGTGTTCTGATTGCCATTCATTTGCAAAATTAGTGTCAAAACTATACAATAGGGAAATTACAGTTAGAGACAATAACAGGTATCATTTTTTCAAGGAAGGATTCTGTTCTTGTAGAGATTATTGGTAA
- the LOC114375506 gene encoding protein RDM1 isoform X2 — protein MCVAFRPMAASAIDALIRRAEMYQDYMKQIPIPNHRGTMIPFTSWMGLGRSMKQIYEQPLHYLTNILLKQWDQLRIGSEDEYKPLDTIVHPHKAEATIWLIEEIHRQTSSHFHLASLWKVDPMYNGFVDSIFPTLEHTS, from the exons ATGTGTGTTGCGTTTAGGCCTATGGCTGCTTCTGCTATTG ATGCACTCATCAGACGGGCAGAAATGTATCAGGATTACATGAAGCAGATCCCAATCCCAAATCATCGAGGCACTATGATCCCATTCACCTCATGGATGGGATTAGGCAGATCCATGAAACAGATATACGAACAGCCTCTTCATTACCTCACAAATATTCTCCTCAAGCAATGGGATCAGTTGAGAATTGGCAGTGAGGATGAATACAAGCCCTTGGACACCATAGTTCATCCACACAAAGCTGAGGCCACCATCTGGCTCATTGAAGAAATCCATCGGCAAACCTCATCGCATTTTCATCTTGCTAGTCTGTGGAAGGTGGACCCAATGTACAATGGTTTTGTTGATTCCATTTTCCCAACATTAGAGCACACATCATGA
- the LOC114375504 gene encoding serine/threonine-protein kinase STY13-like, giving the protein MDSEGECVRTPKMEAEGALNSKMKGAGNVSSKDMIFRADKIDLKSLDAQLEKHLSRVWSRSIETNRPKEEWEVDLAKLDLRYVVAHGAYGTVYRGTYDTQDVAVKVLDWGEDGVATAAETAALRASFRQEVAVWQKLDHPNVTKFVGASMGTSNLKIPPKNPLNADEESLPSRACCVIVEFVSGGTLKQYLFKSRRRKLAYKIVIQLALDLARGLNYLHSKKIVHRDVKTENMLLSTSRNLKIADFGVARVEAMNPSDMTGETGTLGYMAPEVLDGKPYNRRCDVYSFGICLWEIYCCDMPYPDLSFADVSSAVVRQNLRPDIPRCCPSALANIMRKCWDANPNKRPEMEEVVRMLEALDTSKGGGMIPEDQSSGCFCFAPTRGP; this is encoded by the exons ATGGATTCGGAAGGCGAGTGTGTTAGAACACCAAAGATGGAAGCAGAAGGGGCTCTGAATTCAAAGATGAAGGGTGCTGGAAACGTGAGCAGTAAGGATATGATATTCAGAGCTGATAAGATTGATCTCAAGAGTTTGGATGCACAGCTGGAAAAGCACTTGAGCAGGGTTTGGTCGAGGAGCATTGAGACTAATCGCCCCAAAGAAGAGTGGGAGGTTGATTTGGCCAAATTGGATCTGCGATATGTTGTGGCTCATGGGGCGTATGGTACTGTATACAGGGGCACATATGATACCCAAGACGTTGCAG TGAAAGTGTTGGACTGGGGTGAGGATGGTGTAGCTACTGCTGCTGAAACTGCTGCTTTACGGGCATCTTTTAGGCAGGAAGTTGCTGTCTGGCAAAAACTTGACCATCCAAATGTGACAAAA TTTGTTGGAGCTTCGATGGGTACTTCAAATCTTAAGATTCCGCCAAAAAACCCTTTGAATGCCGACGAAGAGTCCCTTCCCTCTAGGGCATGCTGTGTTATTGTTGAGTTTGTCTCTGGTGGGACACTAAAGCAATATTTGTTTAAAAGTAGGAGGAGGAAACTTGCTTATAAGATTGTGATTCAGCTGGCTTTGGACCTTGCTAGGGG TCTTAATTATCTACATTCAAAGAAGATTGTTCATCGAGACGTTAAAACAGAGAATATGTTACTAAGTACTAGTCGGAATCTAAAAATAGCTGATTTTGGAGTTGCTCGGGTTGAAGCTATGAATCCAAGTGATATGACTGGTGAAACTGGAACCCTAGGATATATGGCCCCAGAG GTTCTGGATGGGAAACCTTACAACAGGAGATGTGATGTCTATAGCTTTGGCATTTGCTTGTGGGAAATTTATTGCTGTGATATGCCTTATCCAGATCTAAGCTTTGCTGATGTGTCATCTGCAGTTGTTCGCCAG AATTTACGACCAGACATTCCAAGATGTTGTCCAAGCGCCTTAGCAAATATCATGCGGAAATGCTGGGATGCGAATCCAAACAAGCGTCCAGAAATGGAAGAGGTGGTGAGGATGCTTGAAGCACTTGATACTAGCAAAGGTGGTGGTATGATACCTGAAGATCAGAGTTCAGGTTGCTTTTGTTTTGCCCCAACCCGAGGTCCCTAA